Part of the Pseudomonas chlororaphis genome, GTGGCGGCCTGGCCGGTTGCGCCAGCGCCGCCAGCCTCGCCGCGCGGGGCTGGCAGGTGACGCTGCTGGAACGACACGCCGGGTTGGCCGAAGAGGCGTCGGGCAATCCGCAGGGCGTGCTGTACCTCAAGCTGTCGGCCCACGGCACCGCGCTGTCGCAGATGATCCTCAGCGGCTTCGGCTACACCCGCCGTCTGTTGGAGCACCTGCAACGGGGCGTCGACTGGGACGGCTGCGGCGTCCTGCAACTGGCCTTCAATCACAAGGAAGCCGAGCGCCAGGCGCAACTGGCCGAGGCGTTCCCCGCTGACTTGCTGCACCCCCTGGCGCAGCCCGAGGCACAAAGGCTGTCAGGTATCGGCCTGGCCTGCGGTGGTCTGTTCTATCCCGAAGGCGGCTGGGTGCATCCGCCGGCGCTGTGCCGCTGGCAGGCCTCGGGCACCGCGATCGAGGTGCAAGCGCACCATGACGTGCTGCAATTGCGTCGCGTCGATGGCCAGTGGCAAGCGTGGGACAGTCAACGCTGCCTGGCCAGCGCGCCGGTGGTGATCCTCGCCAGTGCCGCCGAAATCAAGCGTTTCGAACCAGCCGCCGGATTGCCCCTCAAGCGCATTCGCGGGCAAATCACCCGGCTGCCGCAAACCGCGCGCAGCCAGGACCTGGCAACCGTAGTCTGCGCCGAAGGCTACGTGGCGCCGCCACGTCTGGGCGAGCACACCCTGGGCGCCAGCTTCGACTTCAACAGCGACGACCTGACCCCCACCGCTGCCGAACACGCCGGCAACCTGCAGATGCTCGAAGAAATTTCCGAGGACCTGCTCGAACGCCTCGGCGCCGCCACCCTGGACCCGCAACGGCTCGAAGGCCGCGCGGCGTTCCGCTGCACCAGCCCGGACTACCTGCCGATCGTAGGGCCCCTAGCTGACAGCCAGGCCTTCCACGAGGCTTACCACGCCTTGAGCAAAGACGCCCGGCAAGTGCCGGACATCCCCTGCCCCTGGCTCGACGGCCTCTACGTCAACAGCGGCCACGGCTCGCGCGGCCTGATCACCGCGCCCCTGTCGGGCGAACTGATCGCCGCCTGGCTCGACGACGAACCCCTGCCGCTGCCCCGAAGCGTGGCCGAAGCCTGCCACCCGAACCGGTTCGCGTTGCGAGCGTTGATTCGAGGCAAGGCCTGAACCACATAAGAATCCCTATGGAAGCCGTTGGCGACTCTCGAACGGAACGATGAATTCGTGAAAACTGCACTGGCCGTGATAAGCACCCCAGAATAAGCCCTATTCTGCCGTCGATGCAGATTCAGTCGGAGCTATCCAATATGCATCTCTAACCTCATCTAAAGCCTGCCATGGTTCAGGGCCGAACCTCGCATTTGGACAGCCGCCAGCCCCGTAGCTGGCCATGACGCATTGTGTAAAATCCTGCACGAACAGTAGAGTTCGCGCCACTGAATGGAGTTAGGGCATGGGCATGAATAAAATAATAAGGCTTATCGCACTGGCTGCGATTATCACAAGCGCTGCATGCAGCAAGCAGGATAACTTCAACACTTTGTCGCCAGGCGAGATGCTCAAGCCCATTTCCTTGCAAGCTCACAACAACCCTACGTGGGCAAGTTCTGACTCCCAGTACGAGAAATCGCAGAACCCTGCCAAATGGTCGCCTTATTTCTGGGCATCGAATGCAGCGGCACTTCAGAGCATCGCCAATGACAAGCCTCGCCTTGAGGCGACGGTCAGGGCTCTGATGGATGAGATGAAGGCAAACTCGATTGTTGATAGCGATGGTAACTACCGAGTCATCTACCGGTTCCCATACGTCTTCGACAAGTACCCGATGTCGGCGCCTTGGTACTCGGCTTTCGGGAACGCGGCTATCGCTGTAGGCCTGATGCACATCAGGAACTCGACAGGGGACACATCGAACGATGGGTTGATTAATGAATACCTGGACACCATCGTCAAGAAGTATTCATACAAGACCCCTGAAGGAAACATATGGTTTGCTGAATACATCTCTGATGACCTCCCTGATGGCCATGTGAGCGTGATCAACGGTCACTTCTTCGTGGTAGCCGCCATGTATGAATGGAAGAGCATGAGTAAAACAAATCGGTACGACAGGCCAATATCCCAAGGATTGGATACCATGCGCGACGAGTTGCCAAAGTTCATTCAGGACGGATACTTCTCATACGCTGATGGTTTCAAACACATGAAGGATTATGGTCAGCAGCGTGCAGTAAACTTCGCTGTTGCTTCCTGCAAACTCCGCGACGAAATATGCCCCATCGCTGTTCGGTATCAGAAGCTCTTCAATGAATGGTCGAAGTGATGGTCCTGTCGTTGGCGGTTACCCCATAGCAGGCCCATCCGCCATTCCTGCACTGCCGGTCGCACCTGCGTCGGCGACCATCAGTGCAGGGGCAGTACCATTAGCCCCGCCAGCTTCTGCATCGGCGTCATGCGAGAGCCCGTCGGAGCCGTCCCGTCCGTCGGCTTATAACGCATCGATCTAAAACTCACAGCAATCCCACCGGTCAGTTTCAGAGTACCCGCCCTTTCGGCGGACGTTGCTTGACCCCTCCCCAACGGAAAAACCGGTAAGGACTTATGTGCGGATTAGCTGGAGAGTTACGTTTCGATCAACAACCTGCGGACCTTGCGGCCGTAGAGCGAATCACCCATCACCTGGCCCCGCGTGGCCCTGACGCATGGGGTTTCCATAGCCAGGGGCCGATTGCCCTAGGCCACCGTCGCCTGAAGATCATGGACCTGTCGGACGGCTCGGCGCAGCCGATGATCGACAATCAGTTGGGTCTGTCCCTGGCCTTCAACGGCGCGATCTACAACTTCCCGGAACTGCGCGCCGAGCTTGAAGCACTGGGCTACGCCTTCCATTCCGGCGGCGACACCGAAGTGCTGCTCAAGGGCTATCACGCCTGGGGCGAGGCCCTGCTGCCCAAGCTCAACGGCATGTTTGCCTTCGCCATCTGGGAACGGGACGCCAAGCGGCTGTTCATCGCCCGCGACCGCCTCGGCGTCAAGCCGCTGTACCTGTCGCGCACTGGCCAGCGCTTGCGCTTTGCCTCGGCCCTGCCGGCCCTGCTCAAGGGCGGTGACATCAGCCCGATGCTCGACCCGGTGGCCCTGAACCACTACCTGAATTTCCATGCGGTGGTCCCGGCGCCTCGCACCCTGTTGGCCGGCGTCGAAAAACTACCGCCAGCCACCTGGATGCGGGTCGAAGCCGACGGCACCACCGAGCAGAAAACCTGGTGGACCCTGCCCTACGGCCCCCGCGCCGATGAACAGAACCTGAATCTGGAAGACTGGATCGACCGCGTGCTCGACAGCACCCGCGAAGCCGTCGCCATTCGCCAACGCGCGGCCGTCGATGTGGGCGTGCTGTTGTCCGGCGGCGTCGACTCGAGCCTGTTGGTGGGGTTACTGCGCGAAGTCGGCGTGGAAGACTTGTCCACCTTTTCCATCGGTTTCCAGGATGCCGGCGGCGAGCGCGGCGACGAATTCCAGTATTCGGACCTGATCGCCAAGCACTATGGCACCCGCCACCATCAACTGCGCATCGACGAAAAAGAGATCATCGAACAACTGCCGGCGGCCTTCCGCGCCATGAGCGAACCGATGGTCAGCCACGACTGCATCGCCTTTTACCTGCTGTCGCGAGAAGTGGCCAAGCATTGCAAGGTGGTGCAAAGCGGCCAGGGTGCCGATGAGCTGTTCGCCGGTTATCACTGGTACCCGCAAGTGGACGGCGCCAGCGACCCTTACGCGGCCTACCGTGCCGCATTCTTCGACCGTAGCTACGAGGAATACGCCGACACCGTGCAGCCCAAGTGGCTGACGGCCAATGACGCCGCCGGTGACTTCGTCAAGGAACATTTCGCCCAACCCGGCGCCGACGCCGCGGTCGACAAGGCGCTGCGCCTGGACAGCACGGTGATGCTGGTGGACGACCCGGTCAAGCGCGTCGACAACATGACCATGGCCTGGGGCCTGGAAGCGCGCACGCCGTTCCTCGACTACCGGTTGGTGGAGCTTTCGGCCCGGGTGCCGGCGAAGTTCAAGCTGCCCGACGGCGGCAAGCAGGTGCTCAAGGAAGCCGCCCGGCGCGTGATCCCCAGCGAGGTAATCGACCGCAAGAAGGGCTATTTCCCCGTGCCTGGGCTCAAGCACCTGGAAGGCGACACGCTGGCCTGGGTGCGCGAACTGCTGCTGGATCCGAGCCAGGATCGCGGCCTATTCAACCCGGCCATGCTCGACCGCCTGCTCACCGACCCCAATGGCCAATTGACCCCGCTGCGCGGTTCGCGCCTGTGGCAACTGGCGGCGCTGAACCTGTGGCTCAGCGAGCAAGGAATCTGATTGATGAAACCCCACCCTACCGTTCACAACCAACGCCTCTTGCGGGGCCAGGCGCCTTCGTACGAACGTCTGCAGGCGCGCCTGGCCGAAGATGGCAGCGCAATGGGCGCCGACCCGATCGCCGTCCACTGCGGCTGGGGTCGGCTGTTGATCGGCCACACGTTCCCCGACCCGGCTTGCCTGGCCCAGGAACTGCTCAATGAGCAACCGGGCGAACGCGACATTGCCCTGTACGTCGCCGCGCCCCAGCAAGTCCTGGGGCTGGAACCGGCGCATCTGTTCCTCGACCCGTCCGACACCTTGCGCCTGTGGTTCAGCGATTATCGCCAGGCCACGCGGGTGTTCCGTGGGTTTCGCATCCGCCGGGCCCAAGGGGACGCCGACTGGCAAGCCATCAACCAGCTTTACCAGGCCCGCGGCATGTTGCCCATCGACCCGCAACGCTTGACCCCGCGTCACGAAGGCGGCCCGGTCTACTGGCTGGCCGAAGACGACGATACCGGCGCGGTGA contains:
- a CDS encoding asparagine synthase, with the protein product MCGLAGELRFDQQPADLAAVERITHHLAPRGPDAWGFHSQGPIALGHRRLKIMDLSDGSAQPMIDNQLGLSLAFNGAIYNFPELRAELEALGYAFHSGGDTEVLLKGYHAWGEALLPKLNGMFAFAIWERDAKRLFIARDRLGVKPLYLSRTGQRLRFASALPALLKGGDISPMLDPVALNHYLNFHAVVPAPRTLLAGVEKLPPATWMRVEADGTTEQKTWWTLPYGPRADEQNLNLEDWIDRVLDSTREAVAIRQRAAVDVGVLLSGGVDSSLLVGLLREVGVEDLSTFSIGFQDAGGERGDEFQYSDLIAKHYGTRHHQLRIDEKEIIEQLPAAFRAMSEPMVSHDCIAFYLLSREVAKHCKVVQSGQGADELFAGYHWYPQVDGASDPYAAYRAAFFDRSYEEYADTVQPKWLTANDAAGDFVKEHFAQPGADAAVDKALRLDSTVMLVDDPVKRVDNMTMAWGLEARTPFLDYRLVELSARVPAKFKLPDGGKQVLKEAARRVIPSEVIDRKKGYFPVPGLKHLEGDTLAWVRELLLDPSQDRGLFNPAMLDRLLTDPNGQLTPLRGSRLWQLAALNLWLSEQGI
- a CDS encoding FAD-dependent cmnm(5)s(2)U34 oxidoreductase, translated to MTPIQQHAQLDWDEQGRPRSRVFDDVYFSDQSGLDETRYVFLEQNQLAERFAALPEDGRLVIGETGFGTGLNFLCAWQLFEQCAPAGARLHFVSVEKYPLSPEDLRRALALWPQLQAQAQQLLDQYVAIHQGFQRLVLANGRVTLTLLIGDALEQLPQLDARIDAWFLDGFAPARNPEMWTAELFAELARLAAPGSTLSTFTSTGWVRRLLNAAGFKMKRTPGIGHKWEILRGVFLGWPEQTPAPSAAKPWYARPAALGNERRAVVIGGGLAGCASAASLAARGWQVTLLERHAGLAEEASGNPQGVLYLKLSAHGTALSQMILSGFGYTRRLLEHLQRGVDWDGCGVLQLAFNHKEAERQAQLAEAFPADLLHPLAQPEAQRLSGIGLACGGLFYPEGGWVHPPALCRWQASGTAIEVQAHHDVLQLRRVDGQWQAWDSQRCLASAPVVILASAAEIKRFEPAAGLPLKRIRGQITRLPQTARSQDLATVVCAEGYVAPPRLGEHTLGASFDFNSDDLTPTAAEHAGNLQMLEEISEDLLERLGAATLDPQRLEGRAAFRCTSPDYLPIVGPLADSQAFHEAYHALSKDARQVPDIPCPWLDGLYVNSGHGSRGLITAPLSGELIAAWLDDEPLPLPRSVAEACHPNRFALRALIRGKA